A single window of Colletotrichum destructivum chromosome 9, complete sequence DNA harbors:
- a CDS encoding Putative glycoside hydrolase family 16, concanavalin A-like lectin/glucanase domain superfamily produces the protein MAPSLLTIGTAALALAGDAVAKQFVLDDTYDSTNFFDKFDFFESRYGTGDYNDVDLTSGYINYRTRADAQKLGLISNAGGEVYLGPNAHNVTEFPGVGRSSVRLESKAIYNKSLMVARFSHLPKPVCGAWSAFWSYGAPWPKKGELDWFEGWNNAAANKPAAHTYHSSEQGQCIITEAGQTSKVNTPNCDQWAPGQYQNEGCTTTATSADPWGSSDGGIYAVEWTDDYIKFFSWTHGAAPKDVGSDSPDTSSWGTPSMLISNDKCNINSHFSDQRLVINIDFCGVLAGNEYIWKDQCAASTGHAVCSTYVAQNPSAYKDTYFKIKDIRIFKEGTKPVISSSTSSSATSSAPVSASTSHSTSVTDSASASASASASASASASASASTSASASVSPSASASAGTSHPASASRSYSETSTANVTDKSVSVSDSQTATGTASASASASVTGTITASASVTESSSASGSSSISVKSNSMTDEDVCTEDDDDVITKTPITTKDAVITKSAVATGSDITGKQTQLVSSTAPVQLTTSTVYTTKVSTITACPPAVTDCPDRIGKVTTQTIALYTTVCPVSSVPAPKPTESVKGNNKPHPGPDVSTTTFTTVYTITKCPSSVPNCPIGSVTTKILTTSIPTAGPSVPMVTKLVVPSGPDSVPGLTKTLSLVSSSGIPLKPSAPGGNPPSYNSSISVVKPSTLSPSKPSGTAPGASTTGCSGASCPTKPVIVVNAAVQAGASFVLMALGAFAVFAL, from the exons ATGGCCCCTTCACTCCTTACCATTGGCACAGCTGCTCTGGCCTTGGCTGGTGACGCTGTTGCCAAGCAGTTTGTGCTCgacgacacctacgactcGACAAATTTCTTTGACAAgttcgacttcttcgagagCAGATACGGAACCGGAGACTACAACGATGTCGATCTCACCTCGGGTTACATCAACTACCGGACCAGAGCCGATGCTCAGAAGCTGGGCCTCATCAGCAACGCCGGTGGTGAGGTCTATTTGGGCCCTAATGCCCACAATGTCACCGAGTTTCCCGGCGTTGGCCGTTCCAGTGTGAGGCTCGAGAGCAAGGCCATTTACAACAAGTCACTTATGGTTGCTCGCTTCTCTCACCTGCCCAAGCCTGTCTGCGGTGCTTGGTCTGCTTT CTGGTCTTACGGTGCCCCGTGGCCCAAGAAGGGTGAGCTTGACTGGTTTGAGGGCTGGAACAACGCG GCTGCCAACAAGCCCGCTGCCCACACCTACCACTCGTCCGAGCAGGGCCAGTGTATCATCACCGAGGCTGGCCAGACCTCCAAGGTCAACACACCCAACTGTGACCAGTGGGCTCCTGGTCAATATCAGAACGAGGGTTGTACTACAACTGCTACCTCTGCCGATCCCTGGGGCTCTTCTGATGGTGGTATCT ACGCTGTCGAGTGGACCGACGACTACATCAAGTTCTTCT CCTGGACTCACGGTGCTGCCCCCAAGGACGTCGGCTCCGACTCCCCGGACACCTCCTCCTGGGGAACCCCCTCCATGCTGATCTCTAACGACAAGTGCAACATCAACAGCCACTTCTCGGACCAGAGGCTCGTGATCAACATCGATTTCTGTGGTGTTCTCGCCGGCAACGAGTACATCTGGAAGGACCAGTGTGCAGCGTCTACCGGGCACGCCGTCTGCTCTACTTACGTTGCGCAGAACCCTTCAGCGTACAAGGATACCTACTTCAAGATCAAGGATATTCGCATTTTTAAGGAAGGCACCAAGCCTGTGATatcgtcttcgacctcgtcctcggccacttcctcggcgcccgtgtCTGCCAGCACCAGCCACTCCACTTCCGTGACCGACTCTGCGTcagcatctgcatctgcatcagcatcagcCTCTGCCTCAGCCTCTGCCTCAGCCTCTACCTCTGCTTCTGCCTCCGTGTCGCCCTCAGCATCTGCGTCTGCAGGTACCAGCCATCCTGCCTCCGCGAGTAGGTCTTACTCGGAGACGAGTACGGCCAACGTCACCGACAAGTCCGTAAGCGTCTCTGACTCTCAGACTGCTACGGGtactgcctctgcctctgcttcCGCCTCTGTTACCGGCACCATAACCGCGAGCGCCAGTGTCACCGAATCCTCGTCTGCCAGTGGCTCGAGCTCCATCTCCGTCAAGTCCAACAGCATGACTGACGAGGACGTCTgcaccgaggacgacgacgacgtcatTACCAAGACTcccatcaccaccaaggacgccgtcatcaccaagagcgccgtcgccaccggAAGTGACATCACCGGCAAGCAGACTCAACTtgtctcctcgacggccccTGTCCAGCTGACCACCTCGACCGTCTACACCACCAAGGTTTCAACGATTACAGCTTGCCCCCCCGCCGTTACCGACTGCCCCGACCGTATTGGCAAGGTCACTACGCAGACCATTGCTCTTTACACTACCGTATGCCCCGTTTCGTCGGTCCCTGCCCCCAAGCCCACGGAATCGGTCAAGGGTAACAACAAACCCCATCCCGGTCCTGACGTTTCAACCACCACCTTTACTACCGTATACACCATCACGAAGTGCCCGTCTTCCGTCCCCAACTGCCCTATCGGGAGCGTCACCACCAAGATTCTCACGACGTCGATCCCCACCGCCGGCCCTTCTGTGCCCATGGTCACCAAGCTCGTCGTTCCCTCCGGCCCTGACTCCGTACCCGGCCTGACCAAGACACTCTCCCTGGTCTCTTCCTCCGGTATCCCGCTGAAGCCCAGCGCTCCCGGTGGCAATCCTCCCAGCTACAACTCCAGCATCTCTGTAGTCAAGCCCTCCACCCTGTCCCCCTCTAAGCCCTCAGGCACCGCCCCTGGCGCTTCCACCACTGGCTGCTCTGGCGCCAGCTGCCCAACCAAGCCGGTCATtgtcgtcaacgccgccgtccaggccggcgccagcTTTGTACTCATGGCTCTTGGCGCGTTCGCCGTCTTTGCATTGTAG
- a CDS encoding Putative ribosomal RNA-processing protein produces the protein MSSAESQQDGFITLPVKLPALASCPITALHEIRVRRNTPKIPTEIDDRSLFLKNVPVDSTEAHFRQVFAALIGPGRFESIAFEDERKTVTAIDPAQAVKVTGFGKKRKRDEQEAEERAMEEEVARLPDIWTRRLRKSGSSAIVLLADEKSVDLVMRAIKKMNKSKKFTVWGDGVSDDLPELGSQWISAHIQLARCDKAATQKSVHAFFNVFNRKEKEAAEMAKRLRNEPDEDGFVTVVRGGRVAPANKTEAEEARQKMVDKAEKKKSETTDFYRFQLRERRKAEQAALMKRFDEDRKKVDAMKEKRGKFRPET, from the coding sequence ATGTCATCCGCCGAATCCCAACAAGATGGTTTCATCACCCTGCCCGTGAAGCTTCCGGCTCTCGCATCTTGCCCCATCACCGCCCTTCACGAAATCCGGGTTCGACGGAATACGCCCAAGATCCCAACCGAGATCGACGACCGAAGTCTTTTCCTCAAGAACGTCCCCGTCGACAGTACCGAAGCCCACTTCCGTCAAGTGTTTGCGGCCCTAATCGGACCCGGTCGATTTGAGAGCATAGCCTTCGAGGATGAACGGAAGACTGTCACAGCCATTGACCCGGCTCAGGCCGTGAAGGTGACGGGTTTCggcaagaagcgcaagcgTGACGagcaagaagcagaagagagGGCAATGGAGGAAGAGGTTGCTCGGCTGCCCGATATATGGACAAGGAGGCTTCGGAAAAGTGGCAGCAGCGCCATTGTTCTCTtggccgacgagaagagcgTGGACCTCGTGATGAGGGCCATCAAGAAAATGAACAAATCGAAGAAGTTCACTGTCTGGGGAGACGGTGTTTCCGACGACCTTCCCGAGCTCGGCTCGCAGTGGATCTCGGCACATATCCAGCTGGCCCGCTGCGACAAGGCGGCGACGCAGAAGTCCGTACacgccttcttcaacgtcTTCAACCGcaaagagaaggaggcggcagAAATGGCCAAGCGGTTACGTAACGAgccggacgaggacgggtTCGTCACAGTcgtccgcggcggccgcgtggcgccggcgaacaAGACCGAGGCAGAGGAGGCTCGGCAGAAGATGGTGGAcaaggcggagaagaagaagtcggaAACCACGGACTTCTACCGCTTCCAGCTGCGCGAGCGTCGCAAGGCGGAGCAGGCCGCGTTGATGAAGCGGTTCGATGAGGACCGTAAGAAGGTCGACgcgatgaaggagaagcgTGGGAAATTCAGACCCGAGACATGA
- a CDS encoding Putative 2Fe-2S ferredoxin-type iron-sulfur binding domain, yiiM-like, 3-alpha helix gives MSSTQEIDLWSPFTSDILLEVRTGVMTKMPGLEVTSGIDKSLRKGPVHVASLGLELDEHDPTFHGGPDKAIHGYCSSHYPGWRKEYPTAADRFKPGAFGENFVTKHMNERNVCIGDIIHVGDEVVLQVSLPRQPCYKLNHRFQLKNFAPKTFETSRTGWYYRVLKGGKVKAGDEIRLIERKWPKWTIERIQEYLHRNQNDLAMNEELAAIEELGKECRGAFQRRVAKAQAQEKRVKGDIWRDFKIVEKTTQTPRISSFVLEAVSIREDPGDLNPGAHAKLKLPNGLLRSYSIVSGDRNKFELGIALNDSSRGGSRYLHESMAVGDVLRVGRITTDVKMSSASSNHVFIVGGIGVTAFLALAEGYHEIHYNFEMHYAVRSANDIPFQSRLEVFGRSVRLYDGSKGERMDVDDIMRTLKWNSHVYVCGPTRLMEAVRKAAEQCGLDENDVHYEAFVADTSGDPFEVEVVNRDGKILKVGEEETLLEVLKREVGGDVASSCEVGNCGTCKVGLKAGRVDHRGTALTSTDKVESMLSCVSRGIGRISIEI, from the exons ATGAGCTCTACACAAGAGATCGACCTATGGTCGCCATTTACCAGCGACATCCTGTTGGAGGTCCGGACTGGCGTGATGACAAAAATGCCAGGGCTCGAAGTCACATCAGGAATAGACAAGAGCTTGAGGAAAGGGCCAGTTCATGTGGCTTCACTGGGCCTTGAGCTGGACGAGCATGACCCAACCTTCCATGGAGGTCCCGACAAAGCCATTCACGGCT ATTGCTCGTCACATTATCCTGGTTGGAGAAAGGAGTACCCCACGGCAGCAGATCGCTTCAAACCGGGCGCTTTTGGTGAGAACTTTGTCACCAAGCACATGAATGAGCGGAATGTCTGCATCGGCGATATCATCCacgttggcgacgaggttGTACTGCAAGTCAGCCTGCCACGCCAACCGTGCTACAAGCTTAACCACCGATTCCAGCTGAAGAACTTTGCCCCGAAAACTTTCGAGACCAGCAGGACTGGTTGGTATTATCGAGTCCTTAAGGgaggcaaggtcaaggcTGGCGATGAGATTAGGCTCATTGAGCGGAAGTGGCCCAAGTGGACCATTGAGAGAATTCAGGAATACCTGCACAGAAACCAGAATGACTTGGCCATGAACGAGGAATTAGCGGCGATCGAAGAGTTGGGAAAAGAGTGTCGCGGTGCCTTTCAGAGACGAGTAGCCAAGGCCCAGGCACAGGAGAAGAGAGTAAAGGGCGACATATGGCGCGATTTCAAGATCGTCGAAAAGACGACGCAAACGCCGCGAATTTCGTCGTTCGTTCTCGAAGCCGTCAGCATAAGGGAGGACCCGGGGGATCTAAACCCAGGCGCCCACGCAAAGCTCAAGCTTCCCAATGGCCTACTGCGGTCTTACTCAATTGTCTCGGGAGACCGCAACAAATTCGAACTCGGAATTGCCCTAAATGACAGCAGTCGGGGAGGTTCCCGCTACCTCCACGAGTCCATGGCTGTCGGAGACGTCCTCCGTGTTGGGAGAATCACCACCGACGTGAAGATGTCCAGCGCGTCGAGCAACCACGTCTTCATAGtgggcggcatcggcgtcaCCGCCTTCCTTGCTCTCGCCGAGGGCTATCACGAGATTCACTACAACTTCGAGATGCACTACGCGGTGCGCTCCGCTAACGACATACCTTTCCAATCGCGTTTGGAAGTCTTTGGCCGCAGTGTGCGGCTGTATGACGGGTCCAAAGGAGAGAGGATGGACGTTGACGACATCATGCGGACGCTCAAGTGGAACAGCCATGTCTACGTCTGTGGACCTACACGATTAATGGAGGCAGTGAGGAAAGCGGCAGAGCAGTGTGGTCTCGATGAAAACGACGTGCACTATGAAGCATTCGTCGCAGACACGTCGGGAGACCCGTTCGAGGTGGAGGTCGTGAACCGCGATGGCAAGATCTTGAAGgtgggagaggaagaaacgCTATTGGAGGTGCTCAAGCGAGAGGTCGGAGGAGATGTTGCGAGTAGCTGCGAGGTCGGCAATTGTGGGACATGCAAGGTCGGACTGAAAGCAGGCCGGGTTGACCACAGAGGCACGGCGTTAACGTCTACGGACAAGGTCGAGTCGATGCTGAGCTGCGTGAGCCGTGGAATTGGAAGAATCTCCATTGAAATATGA
- a CDS encoding Putative F-box domain-containing protein has translation MQRLPIEIMTYIANSLDLHDTFNLSLVCSQFRYLVINAPYSADVQDACSSKQYARCLRRLVKIQNAVATAAPYSAAIAAHVDDFIYCDGMLCYTQGYESLRLLHLHGSADSEIVIDIRTLLWAIPGLGIGNGKFKFRPVHFACGIVSCLYNPPKTGGRSRLVIIDVRQRRLLTAHVLESTSKLFARNNKECLYYGTHSMIGDDGFKRWVLRRFDICKEQWAAGRLDLEDLVGSDVGSTVCFEVIDNNFYGISSLNTFDVYEADWTSHYYGFRLPVGSLEAKDMQLTSENAMWRRQHEEGPIDDRWSTLQLEKDQVTGNIMVSECRREWLVDECSSTRSSYRTELIFSNRRNRANDSDSDSDPESDAESSEVPPTHSCSTGTAVQANKQRESSTFHRGDDGSTTPAITLSQCFIRSYNHSCETFIDLVNDPDASDSMMRRPQLRSISRFSHARNNHGLQWSPADGAGQGALQPGTPNKISWWPPKTDTKQKNLCLTELDSILNPKGHNTYSPISGVMDDRSIVYAVGPRASHSTRPLVFISFDPAIRLPNLNNWPGGPTTPPRTQFKTQGDDVTSPCQYPTPQSLPISGPASRNSSFSEGSYPGPRRPSPDIQSELCKPGVSTWIRRAPAAYLQRACTPGKPFGYDFAYSGHNSASSRS, from the exons ATGCAACGGTTGCCTATCGAGATCATGACATACATAGCAAACTCCCTGGACTTACACGATACGTTCAACCTCAGCCTGGTTTGTTCCCAGTTCAGATATCTTGTA ATCAATGCCCCGTACTCAGCCGACGTCCAAGATGCATGCTCCTCCAAGCAATACGCCCGTTGCTTGCGGCGACTGGTCAAGATCCAGAATGCTGTCGCTACCGCCGCGCCGTACTCCGCCGCAATTGCTGCTCATGTGGATGACTTCATCTACTGTGATGGAATGCTTTGCTACACTCAAGGCTATGAGTCGCTCCGCCTTCTCCATCTACATGGATCTGCGGACTCGGAGATCGTTATCGACATCCGTACGCTACTGTGGGCTATCCCAGGACTGGGCATTGGGAATGGTAAGTTCAAGTTTCGGCCAGTACACTTCGCCTGCGGGATTGTAAGCTGTCTTTACAATCCACCAAAGACAGGAGGTCGAAGCCGACTTGTCATTATAGATGTGCGACAAAGGAGGCTTCTAACAGCTCATGTTCTCGAATCAACATCCAAGCTGTTTGCACGCAACAACAAGGAATGTCTCTACTATGGCACCCACTCAATGATTGGAGATGACGGCTTCAAAAGATGGGTTCTGAGGCGATTCGACATCTGCAAGGAACAATGGGCTGCAGGCCGTTTGGACCTCGAGGACCTAGTCGGATCAGACGTCGGCTCTACTGTTTGCTTTGAAGTCATCGACAATAACTTTTATGGAATCTCAAGCCTGAACACTTTTGATGTCTACGAAGCTGATTGGACCTCACACTATTACGGCTTTCGTTTACCGGTGGGAAGTTTAGAGGCCAAGGACATGCAGCTAACATCGGAAAATGCCATGTGGCGCCGGCAACACGAAGAGGGGCCCATTGATGATAGATGGAGCACTTTGCAACTTGAAAAGGACCAGGTTACTGGGAATATCATGGTTTCAGAATGTCGAAGAGAATGGCTTGTCGACGAGTGTTCAAGCACGAGATCATCGTATCGGACAGAGCTTATCTTTTCTAATCGACGCAACCGTGCAAACGACTCAGACTCCGATTCCGACCCCGAAAGCGATGCCGAAAGCAGCGAAGTTCCACCCACTCATTCATGCTCAACTGGTACAGCAGTCCAAGCCAACAAACAGCGCGAGTCTTCAACGTTTCACAGAGGCGATGACGGCTCAACGACCCCAGCAATAACTCTTAGCCAATGCTTCATACGTTCTTATAACCATTCCTGCGAAACGTTCATCGACCTGGTCAACGACCCTGATGCTTCCGATTCTATGATGCGAAGGCCGCAGCTACGTTCAATATCCCGTTTTAGCCATGCCAGAAACAACCACGGTCTTCAATGGTCACCTGCAGACGGCGCGGGGCAAGGGGCTCTCCAACCCGGTACGCCAAATAAGATCTCATGGTGGCCGCCAAAAACCGATACAAAGCAGAAAAACTTGTGCCTCACAGAGTTGGATAGCATTCTCAACCCCAAAGGCCACAATACGTACAGTCCTATCTCAGGGGTTATGGACGACCGCTCGATAGTCTATGCCGTCGGACCACGGGCATCCCATAGTACGCGGCCGCTGGTGTTCATCTCATTCGATCCCGCTATCAGGCTTCCAAACCTCAACAACTGGCCCGGTGGCCCAACGACACCACCACGAACTCAGTTCAAGACACAGGGGGACGACGTGACAAGCCCCTGTCAATATCCAACACCGCAGTCGCTGCCGATCTCGGGGCCTGCCTCAAGGAACTCCTCTTTCAGTGAGGGGTCATACCCTGgcccaagacgaccatcaccCGACATACAGTCAGAATTATGCAAGCCTGGAGTCTCAACTTGGATAAGGAGAGCTCCAGCCGCGTACTTGCAGAGAGCTTGCACTCCTGGGAAGCCGTTCGGCTATGATTTCGCTTACAGCGGGCACAATTCGGCATCGTCTCGAAGTTAG
- a CDS encoding Putative SH3 domain, BAR domain, AH/BAR domain superfamily, SH3-like domain superfamily protein, which produces MSFRGFQKSVIRAPQQFKSRFNIGEHTKDAVYIDSERRFQELETETKRLHDESKKYFEAINGMLSHQIEFSKAMTEIYKPISGRMSDPDSLEVRGNPEGIRACEEYEAVVKDLQETLAPELEMIESRVIRPANELLDVVKVIRKTAAKREHKKLDYDRHRQTLKKLQDKKERSAKDEKALWKAENDVEQATQEFNYFNDLLKEELPRLFALEQQFIQPLFQSFYYMQLNIFYTLHEKMQHCDIGYFDLTLDVLEAFHKKRGDIQEQAESLSIVKFKTTGQRRPPKYGRPAIESKPQHLLTAGPSSSSTSVATTSAPSSKFGGYTRQGETSEVNPPPPYSPPVTNGTSGGGLAAIAAAKSKPPPPKPKPSRLSGVPAAETVTALYDYAAQAEGDLSFRAGDVIEIVSRTKNENEWWTGRLNGKSGQFPGNYVKLN; this is translated from the exons ATGAGCTTCCGGGGCTTCCAGAAAAGCGTCATTCGG GCGCCCCAGCAATTCAAGTCCCGCTTCAACATCGGCGAGCACACAAAGGATGCTGTCTACATCGATTCCGAGCGCAGGTTTCAGGAGctcgagaccgagaccaagCGATTACACGATGAGTCCAAGAAGTATTTCGAAGCCATCAACGGCATGCTCAGCCACCAAATCGAGTTCAGCAAGGCCATGACCGAGATTTACAAGCCCATTTCCGGTCGCATGTCGGATCCCGACAGCCTGGAGGTCCGCGGCAATCCCGAGGGTATCCGTGCCTGCGAAGAGTATGAGGCCGTCGTCAAAGACCTGCAAGAGACTCTTGCACCGGAGCTGGAGATGATCGAAAGTAGGGTTATTCGCCCGGCTAACGAACTGCTtgacgtcgtcaaggtcattCGCAAGACGGCAGCCAAGCGCGAACACAAGAAGCTCGACTACGACCGACACCGGCAAACCCTCAAGAAGCtgcaggacaagaaggaaCGGAGCGCCAAGGACGAAAAGGCTTTGTGGAAAGCTGAGAATGACGTCGAGCAAGCGACGCAAGAGTTCAACTACTTCAATGATCTCCTCAAGGAGGAGCTGCCGCGCCTTTTCGCCCTCGAACAGCAGTTCATCCAGCCCCTCTTCCAGTCTTTCTACTACATGCAGCTCAACATCTTTTACACGCTACACGAGAAGATGCAGCATTGCGATATTGGCTACTTCGATCTGACTCTTGACGTGCTGGAGGCGTTCCACAAGAAACGGGGCGATATCCaggagcaggccgagagCCTGTCCATTGTGAAGTTCAAGACGACTGGCCAAAGGCGCCCACCAAAATATGGCCGTCCGGCGATCGAAAGCAAGCCGCAGCACCTGCTTACCGCCGgcccttcctcctcatcaacCTCCGTAGCAACAACCTCGGCACCATCCTCCAAATTTGGTGGTTACACTCGGCAAGGCGAAACCTCCGAAGTTAACCCTCCGCCTCCATACTCTCCACCGGTAACAAACGGGACTTCGGGCGGTGGactcgccgccatcgccgcagCAAAGTCGAAGCCACCTCCACCCAAGCCTAAGCCCAGCCGGCTCAGCGGCGTACCTGCTGCAGAAACTGTTACTGCCTTGTACGATTATGCCGCACAAGCAGAGGGCGACTTGAGCTTCAGGGCCGGAGATGTCATCGAGATCGTCAGTCGCACAAAGAACGAAAACGAATGGTGGACAGGCAGGTTGAATGGAAAGTCTGGCCAGTTCCCAG GAAACTACGTCAAGCTGAACTGA
- a CDS encoding Putative aminotransferase class V domain, cysteine desulfurase IscS encodes MASITSTAFKQAGRLCRHTTGPGITSRGIASLSRVTTAPAQRLSQQRRYVSETKRDNAQVNVETAIKLDKKDFIDVVPQSPDAPNVMVSPMAEVLKQVTTMEEGQRPIYLDMQATTPVDPRVLDAMLPFYTGIFGNPHSRTHAYGWESEEAVEKAREHIAKLIGADSKEIIFTSGATESNNMSIKGVARFFGRSGKKRHIVTSQTEHKCVLDSCRHLQDEGFEVTYLPVKNSGLIDMDELAAAIRPDTALVSIMSVNNEIGVIQPLEQIGKLCREKKTFFHTDAAQAVGKIPMDVNAMNIDLMSISSHKIYGPKGIGACYVRRRPRVRLDPIISGGGQERGLRSGTLAPPLVAGFGEACRIAYEEMEYDSKRIKALSDRLLNGLLSLEHTTQNGDPEHFYPGCVNVSFAYVEGESLLMALKDIALSSGSACTSASLEPSYVLRALGNSDESAHSSIRFGIGRFTTEQEIDYVLKAVKERVDFLRELSPLWELVQEGVDLNTIQWSQH; translated from the exons ATGGCTAGCATCACATCCACCGCCTTCAAGCAGGCAGGTCGCCTCTGCCGACACACAACCGGGCCTGGGATCACCTCGCGAGGCATTGCCTCATTATCAAGGGTGACGACAGCCCCTGCGCAGAGATTATCTCAGCAACGCAGATATGTTTCCGAGACAAAGCGTGATAATGCTCAAGTCAACGTTGAGACCGCCATCAAACTTGACAAGAAGGActtcatcgacgtcgtcccTCAATCGCCCGATGCGCCAAATGTCATGGTTAGCCCCATGGCCGAAGTGCTAAAGCAAGTCACGACAATGGAGGAGGGCCAGCGACCCATCTATCTCGACATGCAAGCCACGACTCCTGTCGACCCgcgcgtcctcgacgctATGCTACCATTCTACACTGGTATTTTTGGAAACCCGCACTCGAGAACACACGCCTATGGCTGGGAGAGTGAAGAGGCCGTTGAGAAAGCACGAGAGCACATTGCGAAGCTTATCGGTGCTGACTCTAAAGAAATTATCTTCACCAGCGGCGCTACCGAGAGCAACAACATGAGCATCAAGGGTGTTGCGAGGTTCTTTGGCAGATCAGGCAAGAAGAGGCATATCGTCACGTCGCAGACTGAGCACAAGTGCGTTCTCGACAGCTGCAGACATCTTCAGGACGAAGGTTTTGAGGTCACATACCTTCCTGTCAAGAACTCTGGCTTGATCGACATGGACGAACTGGCTGCCGCCATCCGCCCTGATACCGCTCTCGTCAGCATCATGTCCGTCAACAACGAAATCGGCGTCATCCAGCCCCTGGAGCAGATCGGCAAACTCTGCCGAGAGAAGAAGACCTTCTTTCACACTGACGCAGCGCAAGCCGTCGGCAAGATACCAATGGACGTAAACGCTATGAACATTGACTTGATGTCTATCTCGTCCCACAAGATTTACGGTCCCAAGGGCATCGGAGCTTGCTacgtccgccgccggccgagagTTAGGCTCGACCCTATCATTAGCGGAGGTGGACAGGAGAGAGGGCTGCGAAGTGGTACTCTCGCCCCGCCACTGGTTGCTGGCTTCGGTGAGGCATGCCGCATCGCATATGAGGAGATGGAG TACGACTCGAAGCGCATCAAGGCGCTGTCTGACCGCCTCCTCAACGGTCTCCTCTCCCTGGAACACACAACTCAGAATGGTGATCCCGAGCACTTTTACCCTGGTTGCGTCAATGTTTCGTTCGCCTACGTTGAGGGCGAGTCCTTACTCATGGCTTTGAAGGACATTGCCTTGTCTTCCGGCAGTGCTTGCACTTCTGCCTCGTTAGAGCCCAGCTACGTCTTGCGTGCTTTGGGCAACAGCGACGAGAGCGCCCACAGCAGTATCAGATTCGGTATTGGGCGTTTCACGACCGAGCAGGAGATCGACTACGTGCTtaaggccgtcaaggagagGGTTGACTTCCTACGTGAACTGAGCCCGCTCTGGGAATTGGTTCAGGAAGGTGTTGATCTGAACACGATCCAGTGGAGCCAGCATTAA